In Propionicimonas paludicola, a single window of DNA contains:
- a CDS encoding lycopene cyclase domain-containing protein: MAYEYLIVLAGCVLVTLPLEFVLGARVYRRPARLAAVVLPVAAIFYLWDLVAVARGHWGFNPARTSGILLPGQVPLEEALFFLVIPLCGLLTYEAVGAVLARWRARRTVIADPVAETASPSATDSTGEAQGHA; the protein is encoded by the coding sequence ATGGCTTACGAGTACCTGATTGTGTTGGCCGGCTGCGTGCTGGTCACCTTGCCGCTGGAGTTCGTCCTGGGCGCCCGGGTCTATCGGCGCCCGGCCCGACTGGCCGCCGTGGTGCTGCCGGTGGCCGCGATCTTCTACCTGTGGGATCTGGTGGCCGTCGCGCGCGGGCACTGGGGGTTCAACCCGGCCCGGACCAGCGGCATCCTGCTGCCTGGCCAGGTGCCGCTGGAGGAAGCGTTGTTCTTCCTCGTCATCCCGCTGTGCGGGCTGCTCACCTATGAGGCGGTCGGCGCGGTACTCGCTCGCTGGCGGGCCCGGCGCACCGTGATCGCCGACCCGGTCGCCGAGACCGCCTCCCCGTCCGCCACCGACTCCACGGGGGAGGCCCAAGGCCATGCTTGA
- the crtI gene encoding phytoene desaturase family protein has product MSRVVVVGAGLAGLAAAAQLVGDGHQVIIAERADEPGGRSGTLTASGFTFDAGPTVFTMPHLLERAFARLGQRMDDHVRLTRLDPAYRAQYADGSQILVRADRNDQLAELRRSVSDRDAEAFAGFADWVERLYDVEMPNFIERNFDSVLDLVNRPIAAAKLVALGGFGRLGRAVGRRFSDERLRRLFSFQAMYAGLAPSDALAIYAVITYMDSIAGVYFPEGGMHAVPRALAGALTGAGAELRYSCAVTEILRDGRGRVAGVRAGGELIAADAVVVTTDLPTAYAELLPELTPPAVLRRARYSPSAVVWHVGVRGLPKPGLAHHNIHFGAAWDESFAQLIDSQQLMADPSRLVTIPSLDAPSMAPDGHSVLYVLEPVPHLGGRVNWSRERGPIRDRLHTFLADNGYPDDIVTERLVTPDDWKAQGLAMGTPFSLAHTFFQTGPFRPANREPRVPGLFFAGSGTTPGVGVPMVLISGELAAGRVRDYLGAVR; this is encoded by the coding sequence ATGAGTCGGGTGGTTGTGGTCGGGGCCGGTCTGGCCGGTCTCGCTGCTGCTGCCCAACTGGTCGGTGACGGCCATCAGGTGATCATCGCCGAGCGCGCCGACGAACCCGGCGGACGCAGCGGCACCCTCACCGCCTCCGGCTTCACTTTCGACGCCGGCCCGACCGTGTTCACCATGCCGCACCTGCTGGAGCGGGCCTTCGCCCGGCTGGGCCAGCGGATGGACGATCACGTCCGGCTCACGCGGCTGGACCCGGCCTATCGCGCCCAGTACGCCGACGGCTCGCAGATCCTGGTCCGGGCCGACCGGAACGATCAGCTCGCCGAGCTGCGTCGCTCGGTCTCCGACCGCGACGCCGAGGCGTTCGCCGGGTTCGCCGACTGGGTCGAGCGGCTCTACGACGTGGAGATGCCGAACTTCATCGAGCGGAACTTCGACTCGGTCCTCGACCTGGTCAACCGCCCGATCGCGGCGGCCAAGTTGGTTGCCCTGGGCGGCTTCGGACGGCTCGGACGGGCAGTCGGCCGCCGGTTCTCCGACGAGCGGCTGCGCCGGCTGTTCAGCTTCCAGGCCATGTACGCGGGCTTGGCGCCGTCCGATGCGTTGGCGATCTATGCCGTGATCACCTACATGGATTCGATCGCCGGGGTCTACTTCCCCGAGGGCGGCATGCACGCCGTGCCGCGGGCGTTGGCCGGGGCACTCACCGGAGCCGGCGCCGAACTGCGCTACTCCTGTGCCGTCACCGAGATCCTGCGGGACGGACGCGGCCGGGTGGCCGGGGTTCGGGCCGGGGGAGAGCTGATCGCCGCGGACGCCGTGGTGGTGACCACTGACCTACCGACCGCCTACGCCGAGCTGCTGCCGGAGCTGACCCCGCCCGCGGTGCTGCGCCGGGCCCGCTACTCGCCCTCGGCCGTGGTCTGGCATGTCGGGGTCCGCGGCCTGCCGAAGCCGGGCCTGGCCCACCACAACATCCACTTCGGAGCGGCCTGGGATGAGTCCTTCGCCCAGCTGATCGATAGCCAGCAGCTGATGGCCGACCCGTCCCGGCTGGTCACCATTCCCAGCCTGGACGCGCCGTCCATGGCCCCGGACGGGCACAGCGTGCTCTACGTGCTGGAGCCGGTGCCGCACCTGGGTGGACGAGTGAACTGGAGCCGCGAGCGCGGGCCGATCCGGGATCGGCTGCACACCTTTCTGGCCGATAACGGCTATCCCGACGACATCGTCACCGAGCGCCTGGTCACTCCGGACGACTGGAAGGCCCAAGGTCTGGCCATGGGCACTCCGTTCAGCCTGGCCCACACCTTCTTCCAGACCGGGCCGTTCCGTCCGGCCAACCGGGAGCCGCGGGTGCCCGGACTGTTCTTCGCCGGCAGCGGGACCACCCCCGGGGTGGGAGTGCCGATGGTGCTGATCAGTGGTGAGCTGGCTGCAGGCCGCGTCCGGGACTACCTGGGTGCCGTCCGATGA
- a CDS encoding lycopene cyclase domain-containing protein, which produces MLEYTLATVVAVVVVVAAELLWARTGIFTTAKFWLATAIVWFFQIWVDGWLTRLPDPIVSYAPQHFLGVRFPFDIPIEDFGFGFALVTAVIIGWELAGRKERA; this is translated from the coding sequence ATGCTTGAGTACACCCTGGCCACTGTGGTCGCGGTCGTGGTGGTGGTTGCGGCCGAGCTGCTCTGGGCTCGCACCGGCATTTTCACCACCGCCAAGTTCTGGTTGGCCACGGCGATCGTCTGGTTCTTCCAGATCTGGGTGGACGGTTGGCTGACCCGACTGCCGGACCCGATCGTCAGCTACGCGCCGCAGCACTTCCTCGGAGTCCGGTTCCCCTTCGACATCCCGATCGAGGACTTCGGCTTCGGCTTCGCCCTGGTCACCGCCGTGATCATCGGCTGGGAGCTGGCCGGACGGAAGGAGCGCGCGTGA
- a CDS encoding polyprenyl synthetase family protein, with amino-acid sequence MTLLHTNRPGRPSLVPVTDDQTVAAVDLLIADTLSRLRADWAALSAAVIPRPDVLHTDSVLELLSGLLATGGKRFRPRMVHWGWLAATGGDHPESYHHIPRIGAALELLHAFALIHDDVMDGSETRRGFPSVHVQARQQHVRWGSFGGPQRYGENIAILAGDLAHSEASMLAAELPAHLRTLWRTLSVELMIGQGRDLVGAANGRRDLDHARQVARAKSGAYTVWRPLQLGAAAGGASPELLEALETYGIAVGEAFALRDDILGVIGDERATGKPVGDDLIAGKPTVLLALATQRFSPKWQRVLARTGSGELSADEVEALRQELINSGVIDEVESMITAAVHQASVALDSPAVHPAAAEGLVSLAHRVAWRSA; translated from the coding sequence ATGACCCTCTTGCACACCAACCGGCCGGGCCGGCCGAGCCTGGTTCCGGTGACCGACGACCAGACCGTGGCCGCGGTGGATCTGCTGATCGCCGACACGCTCAGCCGGCTGCGCGCCGACTGGGCGGCGCTGTCGGCCGCCGTGATCCCGCGTCCGGACGTGCTGCACACCGACTCGGTGCTGGAGTTGTTGTCCGGCCTACTGGCCACCGGTGGCAAGCGGTTCCGTCCGCGGATGGTGCACTGGGGTTGGCTGGCCGCCACCGGTGGCGATCACCCGGAGAGCTACCACCACATCCCCCGGATCGGCGCCGCGCTGGAGCTGCTGCACGCCTTCGCGCTGATCCACGACGACGTGATGGACGGCTCCGAGACCCGGCGCGGCTTCCCCTCGGTGCACGTCCAGGCGCGCCAGCAGCACGTCCGCTGGGGCAGCTTCGGCGGCCCACAGCGCTACGGCGAGAACATCGCCATCCTGGCCGGCGACCTGGCCCACAGTGAGGCCTCGATGCTGGCCGCCGAGCTACCCGCACACCTGCGGACGCTGTGGCGCACGCTGAGCGTGGAGCTGATGATCGGGCAGGGCCGCGACCTGGTCGGGGCAGCCAATGGACGACGCGATCTCGATCACGCCCGGCAGGTGGCTCGGGCCAAGTCCGGGGCCTACACGGTGTGGCGCCCGCTGCAGTTGGGGGCCGCGGCCGGCGGAGCCAGCCCGGAGCTGCTCGAAGCCCTGGAGACCTACGGGATCGCCGTCGGCGAGGCATTCGCGCTACGCGACGACATTCTCGGAGTGATCGGGGACGAGCGGGCCACCGGCAAGCCGGTCGGCGATGATCTGATCGCCGGCAAGCCGACGGTGTTGCTGGCTCTGGCCACCCAGCGGTTCTCGCCGAAGTGGCAGCGGGTGTTGGCCCGGACCGGCAGCGGTGAGCTGAGCGCCGACGAGGTCGAGGCGCTGCGTCAGGAGTTGATCAACTCCGGGGTGATCGACGAGGTCGAGTCGATGATCACCGCGGCCGTCCACCAGGCGTCCGTGGCGTTGGACAGCCCTGCGGTGCATCCGGCCGCAGCCGAAGGTCTGGTCAGCCTCGCCCACCGGGTGGCTTGGCGGTCTGCATGA
- a CDS encoding phytoene/squalene synthase family protein, which translates to MSSDLAAGYAECARLTREYGTTYYWGAVLLPRERRRHVYAVYALCRLADDIVDAAGATTARVEATEVALDTFEARFAEALAGRPDDPTMAAIAATVTECGIDPECFERFFAAMRMDLTVDHYDTLADLFGYMEGSAAVIGEMMLPVLQPLNPAAREPARALGFAFQLTNFLRDVGEDLDRGRVYLPRDVLGRFGADPWRHQVDGPWRQAMSSLIDTNRELYDTARAGIAMLPPASARCVATALALYQQILDRIEARDYDVFSGRARVPTWRKALTAVAVLIGGPRVVIRAQPVRGAVRPGPVEA; encoded by the coding sequence ATGAGCTCCGATCTGGCTGCCGGCTACGCCGAATGTGCCCGGCTGACCCGTGAGTACGGCACCACTTACTACTGGGGTGCGGTGCTGCTGCCCCGGGAGCGGCGCCGTCACGTGTACGCGGTCTACGCCTTGTGCCGGTTGGCCGACGACATCGTGGACGCCGCCGGTGCCACCACGGCCCGGGTCGAGGCCACCGAAGTCGCCTTGGACACGTTCGAGGCCCGGTTCGCCGAGGCCCTGGCCGGACGTCCGGACGATCCGACAATGGCCGCGATCGCCGCCACCGTCACCGAGTGCGGCATCGATCCGGAGTGCTTCGAGCGCTTCTTCGCGGCCATGCGGATGGACCTGACCGTCGATCACTACGACACCCTGGCCGACCTGTTCGGCTACATGGAGGGTTCGGCCGCCGTGATCGGCGAGATGATGCTGCCGGTCCTGCAGCCGCTGAACCCGGCCGCGCGGGAGCCGGCCCGGGCGCTCGGCTTCGCCTTCCAGCTGACCAACTTCCTGCGCGATGTCGGCGAGGATCTGGATCGCGGCCGGGTCTACCTGCCCCGCGATGTGCTGGGCCGGTTCGGTGCCGACCCGTGGCGACATCAGGTGGACGGGCCCTGGCGGCAGGCCATGAGTTCGCTGATCGACACCAACCGCGAGCTCTACGACACCGCCCGTGCCGGGATCGCCATGCTGCCGCCGGCCTCTGCCCGCTGCGTGGCCACGGCCTTGGCCCTGTACCAGCAGATCCTGGATCGCATCGAAGCCCGCGACTACGACGTCTTCAGTGGGCGGGCTCGAGTGCCGACCTGGCGCAAGGCGCTGACCGCGGTGGCCGTGCTGATCGGCGGACCACGCGTGGTGATCCGCGCTCAGCCCGTCCGCGGTGCCGTCCGGCCCGGACCGGTGGAGGCGTGA